TAAGTTTTGGTAAGTCTGTAAGACTGTTGATTTCAAAATTTGTTGTAATATCTAGTTGAACATACATACTCTCCACCTCGATAAGAGTATGCCATGTACTACCCAAAACTGTACATTCTTATACAATCATTTCTGTACATATTAAAATTAGCATTTATAGGCAGCGTAAATGACAGTCTATTTTACTCAGAAATCAACATGAAGAAGAGTATCTGAATAAATTGTATATGCGCTCTTTTGCTCAAAACGACCGAAGCCCTGATTTTCTTAACGCTTCAGTCGTTATGAACTCGTCTCAACGACCGGAGCCCTGATTTTTTTACCCCTTCGGTCGTTATGAACCCTTCTAATCGACCGAAGCTCTGATTTTTTTAGCCCTTCAGTCGTTATGAACCCTTCTAATCGACCGGAGACCTGTTTTTTTTACCCCTTCGGTCGTTATGAACCCTTCTAATCGACCGAAGTCCTGTTTTTTTTACCCCTTCGGTCGTTATGAACCCTTCTAAAGAACCGAAGCCCTGATTTTTTTACCCCTTCGGTCGTTATGAACCCTTCTAATCGACCGGAGTCCTGATTTTTTTACCCCTTCGGTCGTTATGAACCCTTCTAATCGACCGAACTCCTGATTTTTTTAGCCCTTCAGTCGTTATGAACCCTTCTAATCGACCGGAGACCTGTTTTTTTTACCCCTTCGGTCGTTATGAACCCTTCTAATCGACCGAAGCTCTGATTTTTTTAGCCCTTCAGTCGTTATGAACCCTTCTAATCGACCGGAGCCCTGATTTTTTTAACGCTTCAGTCGTTATGAACCCTTCTAATCGACCGGAGCTCTGATTTTTTTACCCCTTCAGTCGTTATGAACCCTTCTAAACGACCGAAGACCTGATTTTTTTAGCCCTTCAGTCGTTATGAACCCTTCTAATCGACCGTAGCTCTGATTTTTTTACCCCTTCGGTCGTTATGAACCCTTCTAATCGACCGGAGCCCTGATTTTTTTAACGCTTCAGTCGTTATGAACCCTTCTAATCGACCGGAGTCCTGTTTTTTCTACCCCTTCAGTCGTTATGAACCCTTCTAATCGACCGGAGCCCTGATTTTTTTAAAGCTTCAGTCGTTATGAACCCTTCTAAACGACCGAAGCCCTGATTGTTTTACCCCTTCGGTCGTTATGAACCCTTCTAAACGACCGAAGACCTGATTTTTTTACCCCTTCGGTCGTTATGAACCCTTCTAATCGACCGAAGACCTGATTTTTTTACCGCTTCGGTCGTTATGAACTCGTCTCAACGACCGAAGCTCTAATTTTCCTTCCCCTTCTCTCATTAACCTCTAATTCGAACTTATTTTGGCATTCTAAATGACATCTAAATTGACACGAATTTTCAATGTACAATATGTATTGTCACTCAAAAAACACTTTAATATTGGACTGTCAATACTAAAAGAAATTGACATTAAACCTTGATATAACAACAAAAATGGCATGTGTCAATTTACATGCCATTTCTTCTGTCAATTTGTCCTTTATTATGCCCATTGAATATATATATAGGTAAATATTTAACATCATAATATGTGTCAAGCTTCACTAGTTCTACAAATGAAAATTATTAATTTCATTGAAAATTCACATTGATCATGTATAATTCATAGTATAACTATAGGAATTAAATGAAATAGGCGGTAGGAGGTCGACTAATGCGCTTTCTAAAGAATCTCTTTGTTGAACATTGTCCTAAATGTAATAAGGTGTTAGACACTAAACATTCCAATACCCTAAAATCAATTATCATAAAATCATGTCCAGAGCAACATTTCCAAAAGGAATTTCATCCAGCTTTAGAGACCTACATTGAAACACATAGGGTATCATAAATTAGATTTTTAAAGAATAAAAACCAGAACGATTTTTGTCTCGTTCTGGTTTTTTATGTTGAATTTTATTCACATTATCCAATTAAGATTTTTTCTTCTGCATATCTTACCTTTGATTCAGGACGATTGGACATAAGCGCAAATGCCATCGTTAATGGGCCAATCCTTCCAATAAACATAAGTATTGTAATAAGTATCTTCCCTATCGGCGAGAGGTCTCCAGTTAACCCTGCCGATAACCCCACCGTACCAAAGGCAGAAATGGTTTCAAACAAAATCTTTTCCATTGGTGCCTTTTCAGTAAAGGTTAATAAAAAGAAAATAACAAAAATAAAAATAATTGCAGTAACCGCAATAGACAATGATTTGTTAACCAATCTCCAGGAAATCCGTCTCCTAAAAATATTAACATCCTCTCTATTTGTCAAAACTGACCAAAATGCTAACATAATGATCGCAAAGGTCGTCACCTTTATCCCTCCGCCTGTGGATCCTGATGATGCACCAATAAACATGAGAGCCATCATGAACACTAAGGATGATAAAGTCATTTGACCAATATCAATTGTATTAAAACCAGCTGTTCGTGTTACAACACCTTGGAAATATGATGCCCATAATTTCCCATCTAAACTAAGTTTTCCAATGGTATGAGGATTTTTATACTCTGAAATCAAGATTACCAGGAAACCAGCCACATTAAGAATCAATGTCACAAGTAAAGCAATTTTTGAGTGAAGAGACAACTTTCGTAATGACCTTTTTTGCCACACTTCTAAAATAACAGTAAATCCGATACCACCAATAATAAATAACAAGGTAATAGCTAAATTTACAGTTGGATCACTCACCCATTTACTAAGATTATCAGATTCAAGGCCAAACCCAGCATTATTAAAAGCAGAGATGGAGTGAAAAATGCCATAGTAAATCGCTTTACTCCAAGGCATTTCAAACGACCATCGGATGGCCAAAGCAGTGGCACCAAGAATTTCAACGATCAATGTTATGACAATTATTTTTCGAACAAGTTGAACTACACCAGAAAGTGTGAATAGATTTAATGAATCCTGTAGAAGCAATCTCTCTTTCAAGCCAATTTTCTTACCTAAAATAATAAACATT
The window above is part of the Bacillus sp. SORGH_AS_0510 genome. Proteins encoded here:
- a CDS encoding TrkH family potassium uptake protein, whose product is MVNLFKKRGNLIKLHPAQILAIGFAALIVLGTILLMLPISTYEEGRGLHFIDALFEATSAVCVTGLAVVDTGTTFTLFGQIVLLFLIQVGGWGFMTTGILMFIILGKKIGLKERLLLQDSLNLFTLSGVVQLVRKIIVITLIVEILGATALAIRWSFEMPWSKAIYYGIFHSISAFNNAGFGLESDNLSKWVSDPTVNLAITLLFIIGGIGFTVILEVWQKRSLRKLSLHSKIALLVTLILNVAGFLVILISEYKNPHTIGKLSLDGKLWASYFQGVVTRTAGFNTIDIGQMTLSSLVFMMALMFIGASSGSTGGGIKVTTFAIIMLAFWSVLTNREDVNIFRRRISWRLVNKSLSIAVTAIIFIFVIFFLLTFTEKAPMEKILFETISAFGTVGLSAGLTGDLSPIGKILITILMFIGRIGPLTMAFALMSNRPESKVRYAEEKILIG